A segment of the Ipomoea triloba cultivar NCNSP0323 chromosome 1, ASM357664v1 genome:
ACAGCAATTCTACCTATGGTTTGACCCCACCAAGAACTTCCACACCTACACAATCGTTTGGAAGCCCCAACACATCATGTAAGcaaaatcccaaaaaaaaatcaaattttttgaTACCATAAGCTCTTAGAAAGGACCCCGAAGAGTTAAATTAGTCTGGGCTCCCATAGAAGTCGAATTTGTTTCAAGAATCATGCATTTTAAACTTATAGGTTGTTGATTATGTTTTTACAGTTTTTTGGTGGATAAGATGCCCATAAGGGTGTTCAAGAATGATGAAGAAATTGGGGTGCCATTCCCGAAGAATCAGACGATGAAGGTATACTCAAGCATATGGAATGCAGAAGCCTGGGCCACAAGGAGTGGGGAAGAAAAGATTGACTGGTCCTACGCACCGTTTACAGCTCACTGCAGAAACTTCCAGGCCAAAACCTTCCCCACTTCTCACCAGTTCTCTAATGGAGAGTGGGAAAGCCAAGAGCTTGATGACCATGGAAAAAGCAGGCTCAAATGGATTCAGAAAAAGTTTATGGTCTACAATTATTGCACTGACTTCAAACGCTTCCCAATGGGCATTCCTGGGGAGTGTAGAGTACCCATGTTTTAGTTTTTCCAcgaaaaaacaattaaatatttatgtaaaaAGAAGAATTGGATCTGTAAAACTGGAAATTGAACGTTGGagagtttaatttgtttatttgttattttatttgtgCTTAAATAGTTTATTGCTGTCAGAGAAGAAGATGATAAAATGAAGGGAATATATTGCCGAATCTGATCCGACAtcgcaatttttattttttttaaaaaattatttgtgctTGAATATTTTAGTATCACAAGAATATCATAAAATGGATAATTTATTATTCATGCAGGATCCGATTTTTAAAAAAGGGTGGATCAAGTTGGGGATTGAACCCGACGTGAATCGAACACGCAACCTTCTGATCTGGAGTCAGACGCGCTACCATTGCGCCACGGATCCGTTGTTGTGCTCCTCACGGAGTCATTAATAACAGGCTTAACAGCATTTAGTTTACGGTATATGTGAAATTACGAAAatgtattattaatttattactgTGTATTTAAATATGATTATGGAAATATAATACTATTTTTAAATGTACTATAAAATTGATatcataatataacaattaaacttgaaatatttaaaaatagtattaaaatatttaagaaatttttttttgaagagatatttaagaaaaattaaataatcacattatattatttgaagttAGCAACTccttatatatatgtgagagttcaagtgagaacttatactgaaaaaaattactttataaaaaattaaatgacaaaaagtgacaatatttataattaagaaatgaaaaatattatcctTATAAATAAGTGATAAAAATATTGGTTTCTCTTATTTTAATGAGCAAGTTATTATGTTGTATGTACCATACAGCAatgcatataataatatacagaGCGTACGAAGTTTAATACACTTATCGTTTATTTTTACGTGCACGCAAGTTGTACGTACTTGAATTGAACTGAAACACTCGGAGGTCAGAGACTCAGAGTAGGTTGTAAATGACAACTTTGCTACCAAAAACTACTAcaagttttattattttgagtgtGGCTCAAATCCATAACTTTCTATTTAGGAGAGTCACTCCATGACCCTAAACCATAAGATCTTTGGCAcaagttgttgttgttgttattattattattattattattattattattgt
Coding sequences within it:
- the LOC116023251 gene encoding xyloglucan endotransglucosylase/hydrolase 2-like, coding for MRGFSRMLELLVMVALSCSLASSYAGDFYQDFDMTWGGNGTKISNGGQLLSLSLDTTSGSAFRSKKDFLFGRVEMEMKLVPGNSAGTVTAFYLSAQGPTHDEIDFEFLGNVTGEPYVLHTNVITQGRGGREQQFYLWFDPTKNFHTYTIVWKPQHIIFLVDKMPIRVFKNDEEIGVPFPKNQTMKVYSSIWNAEAWATRSGEEKIDWSYAPFTAHCRNFQAKTFPTSHQFSNGEWESQELDDHGKSRLKWIQKKFMVYNYCTDFKRFPMGIPGECRVPMF